In Rutidosis leptorrhynchoides isolate AG116_Rl617_1_P2 chromosome 2, CSIRO_AGI_Rlap_v1, whole genome shotgun sequence, one genomic interval encodes:
- the LOC139889287 gene encoding uncharacterized protein, with amino-acid sequence MLVFEYIKIEYVLKSSFLKLKCLKDSLKFNVFLSHLQFDVAELFGEVITEAKSSLDLDSVGSFFAFIKTTAVKHVHEIVVADVEDTYCSRVDVCEYELSNTSKVDRFIFYSFDLEPQVFESSRPNKEVDPNFFERDPGKREQIWSYPADKREHVRRFYLSQGPYQISLDEYPTKVRIGDGTFIVKGFDKWKKVNDGNRCAFLKHMNCSQHKKALISSENLLNQAGHIENIFEKQRSEVALTCAFRGHDESANSSNRGNFLELLKLLASYNDDVAKVVLENAPYNSRLQLALVAASREVIPVHQFFEKLTFLINVICASSKRHDELQKAKAIETERLLELGEIETVKGANQAGTLKRAGDTSWGSHYSPVCSLLAMFNATRVVLKGIIDEGSCSHQRGDADTAYCYTTSFEFVLILHLMKEILGKTEFLSQALQKKSQDIINAMDLVAATKEYFNELRNNGWESLLSRVKILCEKHDGNPYFHE; translated from the exons ATGCTTGTGTTCGAGTATATAAAAATTGAGTATGTATTAAAAAGTTCATTTTTAAAGTTAAAATGTTTAAAAGATAGTTTGAAATTTAATGTTTTTTTATCACACTTACAATTTGATGTTGCTGAGTTGTTCGGTGAGGTAATCACCGAGGCTAAGTCGTCTTTGGATTTGGATAGCGTTGGTTCATTTTTTGCGTTCATTAAGACTACTGCTGTTAAACACGTTCATGAGATAGTTGTGGCGGATGTGGAGGATACGTATTGTTCTAGAGTTGACGTTTGTGAATATGAGCTCTCGAATACGTCAAAGGTGGATCGTTTCATTTTTTACTCGTTTGATCTTG AGCCACAAGTTTTTGAATCTTCTAGGCCGAATAAAGAAGTGGACCCTAATTTTTTTGAAAGAGATCCCGGGAAGCGAGAACAAATATGGAGTTATCCGGCTGATAAACGAGAACACGTAAGAAGATTTTATTTGAGTCAAGGACCTTATCAGATTAGTTTGGACGAGTATCCTACTAAAG TACGAATAGGTGATGGTACTTTTATTGTTAAAGGATTTGATAAATGGAAAAAAGTTAATGATGGAAATAGATGTGCATTTCTTAAGCATATGAATTGTTCACAACATAAAAAAGCCTTAATATCTAGTGAAAATTTATTGAATCAAGCTGGACATATTGAAAATATCTTTGAGAAGCAACGTTCAGAGGTGGCCTTAA CTTGTGCTTTTCGAGGGCACGATGAATCAGCTAATTCAAGCAATCGTGGTAATtttcttgaacttttgaaacttttAGCTTCTTATAATGATGATGTTGCCAAGGTTGTGTTGGAGAATGCTCCTTATAATTCAAG ATTACAACTTGCTTTAGTTGCAGCCTCGAGAGAAGTTATCCCAGTTCACCAATTCTTCGAGAAGCTAACTTTTCTCATAAATGTGATATGTGCATCTAGTAAACGTCATGATGAATTGCAAAAGGCAAAGGCTATTGAAACTGAACGTTTGTTGGAACTTGGTGAAATTGAAACGGTTAAAGGAGCTAATCAGGCTGGGACCTTAAAAAGAGCAGGCGATACTAGTTGGGGTTCCCATTATTCTCCAGTTTGCAGTTTGCTTGCGATGTTTAATGCTACCCGTGTTGTTCTTAAAGGAATAATTGATGAAGGATCTTGTTCTCATCAACGCGGAGATGCTGATACAGCTTACTGTTATACAACATCATTTGAGTTCGTATTGATTTTACACTTGATGAAGGAAATATTGGGGAAGACTGAATTTCTTTCCCAAGCTTTACAAAAGAAATCTCAAGATATTATCAATGCCATGGATCTAGTTGCAGCAACGAAGGAATATTTTAATGAGTTGAGAAATAATGGATGGGAATCCTTACTTTCACGAGTAAAAATATTATGTGAGAAACACGATGGGAATCCTTACTTTCACGAGTAA